Proteins from one Escherichia coli genomic window:
- the malF gene encoding maltose ABC transporter permease MalF, whose translation MDVIKKKHWWQSDALKWSVLGLLGLLVGYLVVLMYAQGEYLFAITTLILSSAGLYIFANRKAYAWRYVYPGMAGMGLFVLFPLVCTIAIAFTNYSSTNQLTFERAQEVLLDRSWQAGKTYNFGLYPAGDEWQLALSDGETGKNYLSDAFKFGGEQKLQLKETAAQPEGERANLRVITQNRQALSDITAILPDGNKVMMSSLRQFSGTQPLYTLDGDGTLTNNQSGVKYRPNNQIGFYQSITADGNWGDEKLSPGYTVTTGWKNFTRVFTDEGIQKPFLAIFVWTVVFSLITVFLTVAVGMVLACLVQWEALRGKAVYRVLLILPYAVPSFISILIFKGLFNQSFGEINMMLSALFGVKPAWFSDPTTARTMLIIVNTWLGYPYMMILCMGLLKAIPDDLYEASAMDGAGPFQNFFKITLPLLIKPLTPLMIASFAFNFNNFVLIQLLTNGGPDRLGTTTPAGYTDLLVNYTYRIAFEGGGGQDFGLAAAIATLIFLLVGALAIVNLKATRMKFD comes from the coding sequence ATGGATGTCATTAAAAAGAAACATTGGTGGCAAAGCGACGCGCTGAAATGGTCAGTGTTAGGTCTGCTCGGCCTGCTGGTGGGTTACCTTGTTGTTTTAATGTACGCACAAGGGGAATACCTGTTCGCCATTACCACGCTGATATTGAGTTCAGCGGGGCTGTATATTTTCGCCAATCGTAAAGCCTACGCCTGGCGCTATGTCTATCCGGGAATGGCTGGGATGGGGCTATTCGTCCTTTTCCCTCTGGTCTGCACCATCGCCATTGCCTTCACCAACTACAGCAGCACTAACCAGCTGACTTTTGAACGTGCGCAGGAAGTGTTGTTAGATCGCTCCTGGCAAGCAGGCAAAACCTATAACTTTGGTCTTTACCCGGCGGGCGATGAGTGGCAACTGGCGCTCAGCGACGGCGAAACTGGCAAAAATTACCTCTCCGACGCGTTTAAATTTGGCGGCGAGCAAAAACTGCAACTAAAAGAAACAGCCGCCCAGCCTGAAGGCGAGCGCGCGAATCTGCGTGTGATTACCCAGAATCGTCAGGCACTGAGTGACATTACTGCCATTCTGCCGGATGGTAACAAAGTGATGATGAGCTCCCTGCGCCAGTTTTCTGGCACGCAGCCGCTCTACACACTCGACGGTGACGGCACGCTGACGAATAACCAGAGCGGTGTGAAATATCGGCCGAATAACCAAATTGGTTTTTACCAGTCCATTACCGCCGACGGCAACTGGGGCGATGAAAAGTTAAGCCCCGGTTACACCGTGACCACCGGCTGGAAAAACTTTACCCGCGTCTTCACCGACGAAGGCATTCAGAAACCGTTCCTCGCCATTTTCGTCTGGACCGTGGTGTTCTCGCTAATCACCGTCTTTTTAACAGTGGCGGTCGGCATGGTTCTGGCGTGTCTGGTGCAGTGGGAAGCGTTGCGCGGCAAAGCGGTCTATCGTGTCCTGCTGATTCTGCCCTACGCGGTGCCATCGTTTATTTCAATCTTGATTTTCAAAGGGTTGTTTAACCAGAGCTTCGGTGAAATCAACATGATGTTGAGCGCGCTATTTGGCGTGAAGCCTGCCTGGTTTAGCGATCCGACCACTGCCCGCACGATGCTGATTATCGTCAACACCTGGCTGGGTTATCCGTACATGATGATCCTCTGCATGGGCTTGTTGAAAGCGATTCCGGACGATCTGTATGAAGCCTCAGCAATGGATGGCGCAGGTCCATTCCAGAACTTCTTTAAAATTACGCTGCCGCTGCTGATTAAGCCGCTCACACCGCTAATGATCGCCAGCTTCGCCTTTAACTTTAACAACTTCGTGCTGATTCAACTGTTAACTAACGGCGGCCCGGATCGTCTTGGCACTACCACGCCAGCCGGTTATACCGACCTGCTCGTTAACTACACCTACCGCATCGCCTTTGAAGGCGGCGGTGGTCAGGACTTCGGTCTGGCGGCGGCAATTGCCACGCTGATCTTCCTGCTGGTGGGTGCGCTGGCGATCGTCAACCTGAAAGCCACGCGAATGAAGTTTGATTAA
- the malG gene encoding maltose ABC transporter permease MalG yields MAMVQPKSQKARLFITHLLLLLFIAAIMFPLLMVVAISLRQGNFATGSLIPEQISWDHWKLALGFSVEQADGRITPPPFPVLLWLWNSVKVAGISAIGIVALSTTCAYAFARMRFPGKATLLKGMLIFQMFPAVLSLVALYALFDRLGEYIPFIGLNTHGGVIFAYLGGIALHVWTIKGYFETIDSSLEEAAALDGATPWQAFRLVLLPLSVPILAVVFILSFIAAITEVPVASLLLRDVNSYTLAVGMQQYLNPQNYLWGDFAAAAVMSALPITIVFLLAQRWLVNGLTAGGVKG; encoded by the coding sequence ATGGCAATGGTCCAACCGAAATCGCAAAAAGCACGTTTGTTTATTACTCATCTGCTACTGCTACTTTTTATCGCGGCGATTATGTTCCCGCTGCTGATGGTCGTCGCTATCTCTCTGCGTCAGGGGAACTTCGCGACTGGTAGCCTGATCCCGGAACAAATCTCCTGGGATCACTGGAAACTGGCGTTAGGTTTTAGCGTTGAACAGGCTGATGGGCGCATTACGCCACCGCCGTTCCCGGTACTGCTGTGGCTGTGGAACTCAGTAAAGGTCGCCGGAATTTCCGCGATTGGCATTGTTGCGCTATCCACCACCTGCGCCTACGCTTTCGCCCGTATGCGCTTTCCTGGTAAAGCGACACTGCTGAAAGGCATGCTGATTTTCCAGATGTTCCCGGCGGTGCTTTCACTGGTAGCGTTGTATGCGTTATTTGATCGTTTGGGTGAGTACATTCCATTCATCGGCCTGAATACTCACGGCGGCGTAATCTTCGCGTACCTGGGGGGGATTGCGCTGCATGTCTGGACCATCAAAGGCTATTTCGAAACCATCGACAGTTCGCTGGAAGAAGCGGCGGCGCTGGATGGTGCAACACCGTGGCAGGCCTTCCGCCTTGTCCTGTTGCCGCTGTCAGTGCCGATTCTGGCGGTGGTGTTCATCCTGTCGTTTATCGCTGCCATTACTGAAGTTCCGGTCGCGTCGTTGTTACTGCGTGACGTAAACAGCTACACCCTGGCCGTGGGAATGCAGCAATACCTCAACCCGCAAAACTACCTGTGGGGTGACTTTGCCGCCGCTGCCGTGATGTCTGCATTACCGATCACCATCGTCTTCTTGCTGGCTCAACGCTGGCTGGTCAACGGACTGACGGCAGGTGGTGTGAAAGGTTAA
- the psiE gene encoding phosphate-starvation-inducible protein PsiE, with protein sequence MTSLSRPRVEFISTILQTVLNLGLLCLGLILVVFLGKETVHLADVLFAPEQASKYELVEGLVVYFLYFEFIALIVKYFQSGFHFPLRYFVYIGITAIVRLIIVDHKSPLDVLIYSAAILLLVITLWLCNSKRLKRE encoded by the coding sequence ATGACGTCACTCTCTCGTCCGCGCGTGGAGTTTATCTCCACCATTTTGCAGACCGTACTCAATCTTGGCCTGTTGTGCCTCGGCCTGATTTTGGTTGTCTTCCTCGGCAAAGAAACGGTGCATCTGGCTGATGTGCTGTTCGCGCCAGAACAAGCCAGCAAATATGAGCTGGTGGAAGGGCTGGTGGTTTACTTTCTCTATTTCGAATTTATCGCGTTGATTGTGAAGTACTTTCAGTCCGGTTTTCACTTTCCCTTGCGTTACTTTGTCTATATCGGGATCACCGCCATTGTGCGCTTGATCATCGTCGATCATAAATCACCACTGGATGTGTTGATCTACTCGGCAGCGATCCTGCTACTGGTGATCACCTTATGGCTGTGTAATTCGAAACGGCTGAAGCGGGAGTAA
- a CDS encoding periplasmic protein, translating into MKRNLIKVVKMKPYFAALMLSVSVLPAYAGPLGTADKADLPQSNVSSPMMAQSLRQPDLQPISTDRKTECFRLYTPDRKPGVNCVPDGSTGH; encoded by the coding sequence ATGAAACGTAACCTGATAAAGGTGGTAAAAATGAAGCCTTATTTTGCTGCTTTGATGTTATCAGTCTCTGTCCTTCCTGCTTATGCTGGTCCGCTCGGTACTGCTGATAAAGCCGACTTACCGCAAAGCAATGTCTCCAGCCCAATGATGGCCCAGTCGCTCAGGCAACCAGACCTGCAACCAATATCGACGGACAGGAAAACAGAATGTTTTCGCCTTTACACACCAGATCGCAAACCGGGGGTGAACTGCGTTCCTGATGGCTCGACAGGCCATTAA
- the yjbH gene encoding YjbH domain-containing protein: MKKRHLLSLLALGICTACYGETYPAPIGPSQSDFGGVGLLQTPTARMAWEGELSLNYRDNDQYRYYSASVQLFPWLETTLRYTDVRTRQYSSVEAFSGDQTYKDKAFDLKLRLWEESYWLPQIAVGARDIGGTGLFDAEYLVASKAWGPFDFTLGLGWGYLGTSGNVKNPLCSASDKYCYRDNSYKQAGSIDGSQMFHGPASLFGGVEYQTPWQPLRLKLEYEGNNYQQDFAGKLEQKSKFNVGAIYRVTDWADVNLSYERGNTFMFGVTLRTNFNDLRPSYNDNARPQYQPQPQDAILQHSVVANQLTLLKYNAGLADPQIQTKGDTLYVTGEQVKYRDSREGIIRANRIVMNDLPEGIKTIRVTENRLNMPQVTTETDVASLKNHLAAEPLGHETTLAQKRVEPVVPASTEQGWYIDKSRFDFHIDPVLNQSVGGPENFYMYQLGVMGTADLWLTDHLLTTGSLFANLANNYDKFNYTNPPQDSHLPRVRTHVREYVQNDVYVNNLQANYFQHLGNGFYGQVYGGYLETMFGGAGAEVLYRPLDSNWAFGLDANYVKQRDWRSAKDMMKFTDYSVKTGHLTAYWTPSFAQDVLVKASVGQYLAGDKGGTLEIAKRFDSGVVVGGYATITNVSKEEYGEGDFTKGVYISVPLDLFSSGPTRSRAAIGWTPLTRDGGQQLGRKFQLYDMTSDRSVNFR; the protein is encoded by the coding sequence ATGAAAAAAAGACATCTGCTTAGTTTACTGGCGCTGGGCATTTGCACGGCTTGCTACGGCGAAACATATCCTGCGCCCATTGGTCCGTCGCAATCGGATTTCGGTGGTGTAGGATTATTACAAACACCTACCGCGCGCATGGCGTGGGAAGGGGAGTTGAGTCTGAACTATCGCGATAACGATCAGTACCGTTATTACTCAGCTTCAGTGCAACTCTTCCCGTGGTTGGAAACAACGCTGCGTTATACCGACGTGCGCACTCGGCAGTACAGCAGCGTAGAAGCGTTCTCTGGTGATCAAACGTATAAAGATAAAGCCTTCGATCTCAAACTGCGTTTATGGGAAGAGAGTTACTGGCTGCCGCAGATAGCGGTTGGTGCGCGGGATATCGGCGGTACGGGGCTGTTCGATGCGGAATATCTTGTCGCCAGCAAAGCCTGGGGGCCATTCGATTTTACGCTCGGCCTGGGCTGGGGATATCTGGGCACCAGCGGTAACGTGAAAAATCCGCTCTGTTCAGCCAGTGACAAATATTGCTATCGCGATAACAGCTACAAACAAGCGGGATCTATCGACGGCAGCCAGATGTTCCACGGTCCGGCCTCACTGTTTGGCGGCGTGGAATACCAGACGCCCTGGCAGCCGCTGCGTCTGAAACTGGAGTATGAAGGCAATAATTATCAGCAGGATTTTGCCGGGAAGCTGGAGCAAAAAAGTAAGTTTAACGTCGGGGCGATTTATCGCGTTACCGATTGGGCCGACGTTAACCTTAGCTATGAACGCGGTAACACCTTTATGTTTGGCGTCACGCTGCGTACCAACTTTAACGATCTACGCCCGTCCTACAACGATAACGCCCGCCCGCAATATCAACCGCAGCCGCAGGATGCCATTTTGCAGCATTCGGTGGTGGCGAATCAGTTAACGCTGTTGAAATACAACGCCGGACTGGCCGATCCGCAGATCCAGACGAAAGGCGATACGCTGTACGTCACCGGTGAGCAGGTGAAATATCGTGATTCGCGTGAAGGGATCATCCGTGCTAATCGGATCGTGATGAACGATCTGCCGGAGGGGATCAAGACGATCCGCGTTACAGAAAATCGCCTTAACATGCCGCAGGTGACGACGGAAACCGATGTCGCCAGCCTGAAAAATCATCTCGCCGCAGAGCCGTTGGGCCACGAAACGACGCTGGCGCAAAAACGCGTCGAGCCGGTAGTTCCTGCGTCCACCGAGCAGGGCTGGTATATCGACAAATCGCGCTTTGATTTCCATATCGATCCGGTGCTGAACCAGTCGGTCGGGGGCCCGGAAAACTTTTACATGTACCAGTTGGGCGTGATGGGAACGGCGGATTTGTGGCTGACGGACCATCTGCTGACCACCGGTAGCCTGTTTGCTAACCTGGCGAACAATTACGACAAGTTTAATTACACCAATCCACCGCAGGACTCGCACTTACCGCGCGTTCGTACCCATGTGCGTGAGTATGTGCAGAATGATGTCTATGTGAATAACCTGCAAGCCAACTATTTCCAGCATCTGGGCAACGGCTTCTACGGTCAGGTCTACGGTGGTTATCTCGAAACCATGTTTGGCGGCGCGGGGGCAGAAGTATTGTATCGCCCGCTGGATAGCAACTGGGCGTTTGGTCTGGATGCTAACTACGTTAAACAGCGCGACTGGCGTAGCGCGAAAGATATGATGAAATTCACCGATTACAGCGTGAAAACTGGTCATTTGACCGCCTACTGGACGCCATCTTTCGCTCAGGATGTGTTAGTGAAAGCCAGCGTCGGGCAATATCTGGCAGGGGATAAAGGCGGCACGCTGGAAATCGCCAAACGCTTTGACAGCGGCGTGGTAGTGGGTGGGTATGCCACGATCACGAATGTTTCGAAAGAGGAGTACGGCGAAGGGGACTTCACCAAAGGCGTGTATATCTCTGTACCGTTGGATCTCTTCTCGTCTGGCCCGACTCGTAGCCGAGCGGCAATTGGCTGGACGCCGCTGACGCGTGACGGTGGTCAGCAACTTGGGCGTAAGTTCCAGTTGTATGACATGACCAGCGACCGAAGCGTCAATTTCCGCTAA
- the yjbG gene encoding capsule biosynthesis GfcC family protein, translating into MIKQTIAALIMSVGASSVFAAGTVKVFSNGSNEAKTLTGAEHLIDLVGQPRLANSWWPGAVISEELATAAALRQQQALLTRLAELASESSTDDAAAINALRQQIQALKVTGRQKINLDPDIVRVAERGNPPLQGNYTLWVGPPPSTVTLFGLISRPGNQPFTPGRDVASYLSGQSLLSGADRSYAWVVYPDGRTQKAPVAYWNKRHVEPMPGSIIYVGLADSVWSETPDALNADILQTLTQRIPQ; encoded by the coding sequence ATGATTAAACAAACTATTGCTGCGTTGATTATGAGCGTGGGAGCGTCATCGGTCTTTGCGGCAGGCACCGTCAAAGTGTTCAGTAATGGCAGCAATGAGGCCAAAACGCTGACAGGCGCAGAGCATTTAATTGATCTGGTAGGTCAACCGCGGCTCGCAAACAGTTGGTGGCCCGGAGCGGTGATTAGCGAAGAGCTGGCAACGGCGGCGGCATTACGGCAGCAGCAGGCGTTGCTGACAAGGCTGGCAGAACTGGCCTCAGAATCCAGCACCGACGATGCCGCCGCCATTAACGCCTTACGCCAGCAAATTCAGGCGTTGAAGGTGACGGGCAGACAAAAAATCAATCTTGATCCTGATATCGTGCGCGTTGCCGAACGCGGTAACCCGCCGTTGCAGGGCAACTACACGCTGTGGGTCGGACCACCACCGTCCACGGTCACGTTATTCGGGCTTATCAGCCGTCCTGGCAATCAGCCATTCACTCCCGGTCGCGACGTGGCGAGCTATCTCTCCGGGCAAAGTCTGCTTAGCGGCGCGGATCGCAGCTACGCGTGGGTCGTTTATCCGGATGGACGCACGCAAAAAGCACCGGTGGCTTACTGGAACAAGCGTCACGTAGAGCCGATGCCCGGCAGCATTATTTATGTTGGCCTCGCGGACTCCGTCTGGAGTGAGACGCCTGATGCCCTTAACGCTGACATTCTTCAGACTCTGACGCAGCGGATACCGCAATAA
- the yjbF gene encoding YjbF family lipoprotein, which produces MKRPALILICLLLQACSATTKELGNSLWDSLFGTPGVQLTDDDIQNMPYASQYMQLNGGPQLFVVLAFAEDGQQKWVTQDQATLVTQHGRLVKTLLGGDNLIEVNNLAADPLIKPAQIVDGATWTRTMGWTEYQQVRYATARSVFKWDGTDTVKVGSDETPVRVLDEEVSTDQARWHNRYWIDSEGQIRQSEQYLGADYFPVKTTLIKAAKQ; this is translated from the coding sequence GTGAAGCGACCTGCACTCATTCTTATCTGCCTGCTATTACAGGCTTGTTCAGCCACGACTAAAGAGCTGGGCAATTCACTGTGGGACAGTCTGTTCGGTACGCCAGGCGTACAGCTGACGGACGATGATATTCAAAATATGCCCTATGCCAGCCAGTACATGCAGCTTAATGGCGGGCCGCAGTTGTTTGTGGTGCTGGCCTTCGCTGAAGACGGACAACAAAAATGGGTTACTCAGGATCAAGCCACTCTCGTCACACAACATGGTCGTCTGGTGAAGACTTTACTTGGCGGCGACAACCTGATTGAAGTGAATAACCTTGCCGCCGACCCGCTGATAAAACCCGCACAAATTGTTGATGGCGCAACCTGGACGCGCACGATGGGCTGGACCGAGTACCAGCAGGTGCGCTACGCCACCGCACGCTCGGTTTTCAAATGGGATGGCACCGATACCGTCAAAGTCGGTAGCGATGAAACTCCGGTTCGTGTGCTGGACGAAGAAGTCTCCACCGACCAGGCACGCTGGCATAACCGCTATTGGATCGACAGCGAAGGGCAAATTCGCCAGTCGGAACAGTATCTCGGCGCGGATTATTTCCCGGTGAAAACCACTCTCATCAAGGCGGCAAAACAATGA
- the yjbE gene encoding exopolysaccharide production protein YjbE: protein MKKVLYGIFAISALAATSAWAAPVQVGEAAGAAATSVSAGSSSATSVSTVSSAVGVALAATGGGDGSNTGTTTTTTTSTQ from the coding sequence ATGAAAAAAGTTCTGTATGGCATTTTTGCCATATCTGCGCTTGCGGCGACTTCTGCGTGGGCTGCACCTGTACAGGTGGGCGAAGCGGCAGGGGCGGCAGCAACGTCGGTTTCGGCGGGTAGCTCCTCCGCGACCAGCGTCAGCACCGTAAGCTCGGCGGTGGGTGTCGCGCTCGCGGCAACCGGTGGCGGTGATGGTTCTAATACCGGGACCACCACAACCACGACCACCAGTACCCAGTAA
- the pgi gene encoding glucose-6-phosphate isomerase: MKNINPTQTAAWQALQKHFDEMKDVTIADLFAKDGDRFSKFSATFDDQMLVDYSKNRITEETLAKLQDLAKECDLASAIKSMFSGEKINRTENRAVLHVALRNRSNTPILVDGKDVMPEVNAVLEKMKTFSEAIISGEWKGYTGKAITDVVNIGIGGSDLGPYMVTEALRPYKNHLNMHFVSNVDGTHIAEVLKKVNPETTLFLVASKTFTTQETMTNAHSARDWFLKAAGDEKHVAKHFAALSTNAKAVGEFGIDTANMFEFWDWVGGRYSLWSAIGLSIVLSIGFDNFVELLSGAHAMDKHFSTTPAEKNLPVLLALIGIWYNNFFGAETEAILPYDQYMHRFAAYFQQGNMESNGKYVDRNGNVVDYQTGPIIWGEPGTNGQHAFYQLIHQGTKMVPCDFIAPAITHNPLSDHHQKLLSNFFAQTEALAFGKSREVVEQEYRDQGKDPATLDYVVPFKVFEGNRPTNSILLREITPFSLGALIALYEHKIFTQGVILNIFTFDQWGVELGKQLANRILPELKDDKEISSHDSSTNGLINRYKAWRG; encoded by the coding sequence ATGAAAAACATCAATCCAACGCAGACCGCGGCCTGGCAGGCACTACAGAAACACTTCGATGAAATGAAAGACGTTACGATCGCCGATCTTTTTGCTAAAGACGGCGATCGTTTTTCTAAGTTCTCCGCAACCTTCGACGATCAGATGCTGGTGGATTACTCCAAAAACCGCATCACTGAAGAGACGCTGGCGAAATTACAGGATCTGGCGAAAGAGTGCGATCTGGCGAGTGCGATTAAGTCGATGTTCTCTGGCGAGAAGATCAACCGCACTGAAAACCGCGCCGTACTGCACGTAGCGTTGCGTAACCGTAGCAATACCCCGATTCTGGTTGATGGCAAAGATGTCATGCCGGAAGTTAACGCCGTGCTGGAGAAGATGAAAACCTTCTCGGAAGCGATTATTTCCGGTGAGTGGAAAGGCTATACCGGCAAAGCAATCACTGACGTAGTGAACATCGGGATCGGCGGTTCTGACCTCGGGCCGTACATGGTGACCGAAGCACTGCGTCCGTACAAAAATCACCTGAACATGCACTTTGTTTCTAACGTCGATGGAACTCACATCGCGGAAGTGCTGAAAAAAGTAAACCCGGAAACCACGCTGTTCCTGGTAGCATCTAAAACCTTCACCACTCAGGAAACCATGACCAACGCCCATAGCGCGCGTGACTGGTTCCTGAAAGCGGCAGGTGATGAGAAACACGTTGCGAAACACTTTGCGGCGCTCTCAACCAATGCCAAAGCCGTTGGTGAGTTTGGTATTGATACCGCCAACATGTTCGAGTTCTGGGACTGGGTCGGCGGTCGTTACTCTTTATGGTCAGCGATTGGCTTGTCGATTGTTCTCTCCATCGGCTTTGATAACTTCGTTGAACTGCTTTCCGGCGCACACGCGATGGACAAGCATTTCTCCACCACGCCTGCAGAGAAAAACCTGCCTGTACTGCTGGCGCTGATCGGCATCTGGTACAACAATTTCTTTGGCGCGGAAACTGAAGCGATTCTGCCGTACGACCAGTATATGCACCGTTTCGCAGCGTACTTCCAGCAGGGCAATATGGAGTCCAACGGCAAGTATGTAGACCGTAACGGTAACGTTGTGGATTACCAGACTGGCCCGATTATCTGGGGTGAACCTGGCACGAACGGTCAGCACGCGTTCTACCAGCTGATCCACCAGGGTACGAAGATGGTGCCATGCGATTTCATCGCCCCGGCTATCACCCATAACCCGCTCTCTGATCATCACCAGAAACTGCTGTCTAACTTCTTCGCTCAGACCGAAGCGCTGGCGTTTGGTAAATCCCGCGAAGTGGTTGAGCAGGAATATCGCGATCAGGGTAAAGATCCGGCAACGCTTGACTACGTGGTACCGTTCAAAGTGTTCGAAGGTAACCGCCCGACTAACTCCATCCTGCTGCGTGAAATCACTCCGTTCAGCCTGGGTGCGTTGATTGCGCTGTATGAGCACAAAATCTTTACTCAGGGCGTGATCCTGAACATCTTCACCTTCGACCAGTGGGGCGTGGAGCTGGGTAAACAGCTGGCGAACCGTATTCTGCCAGAGCTGAAAGATGACAAAGAAATCAGCAGCCACGATAGCTCGACCAATGGTCTGATTAACCGCTATAAAGCGTGGCGCGGTTAA
- the lysC gene encoding lysine-sensitive aspartokinase 3 yields MSEIVVSKFGGTSVADFDAMNRSADIVLSDANVRLVVLSASAGITNLLVALAEGLEPGERFEKLDAIRNIQFAILERLRYPNVIREEIERLLENITVLAEAAALATSPALTDELVSHGELMSTLLFVEILRERDIQAQWFDVRKVMRTNDRFGRAEPDVAALAELTALQLLPRLNEGLVITQGFIGSESKGRTTTLGRGGSDYTAALLAEALHASRVDIWTDVPGIYTTDPRVVTAAKRIDEIAFAEAAEMATFGAKVLHPATLLPAVRSDIPVFVGSSKDPRAGGTLVCNKTENPPLFRALALRRNQTLLTLHSLNMLHSRGFLAEVFGILARHNISVDLITTSEVSVALTLDTTGSTSTGDTLLTQSLLMELSALCRVEVEEGLALVALIGNDLSKACGVGKEVFGVLEPFNIRMICYGASSHNLCFLVPGEDAEQVVQKLHFNLFE; encoded by the coding sequence ATGTCTGAAATTGTTGTCTCCAAATTTGGCGGTACCAGCGTAGCTGATTTTGACGCGATGAACCGCAGCGCCGATATTGTGCTTTCTGATGCCAACGTACGTTTAGTTGTCCTCTCGGCTTCTGCTGGTATCACTAATCTACTGGTCGCTTTAGCTGAAGGACTGGAACCTGGCGAGCGATTCGAAAAACTCGACGCAATCCGCAATATCCAGTTTGCCATTCTGGAACGTCTGCGTTACCCGAACGTTATCCGTGAAGAGATTGAACGTCTGCTGGAGAACATTACTGTTCTGGCAGAAGCGGCGGCGCTGGCAACGTCTCCGGCGCTGACAGATGAACTGGTCAGCCACGGCGAGCTGATGTCGACCCTGCTGTTTGTTGAGATCCTGCGCGAACGCGATATTCAGGCACAGTGGTTTGATGTACGTAAAGTGATGCGTACTAATGACCGATTTGGTCGTGCAGAGCCAGACGTAGCCGCGCTGGCGGAACTGACCGCGCTGCAGCTGCTCCCGCGCCTCAATGAAGGCTTAGTGATCACCCAAGGATTTATCGGCAGCGAAAGTAAAGGTCGTACAACGACGCTTGGCCGTGGAGGCAGCGATTATACGGCAGCCTTGCTGGCGGAGGCCTTACACGCTTCTCGTGTTGATATCTGGACCGATGTCCCAGGCATCTACACCACCGATCCACGCGTGGTCACCGCAGCAAAACGTATTGATGAAATCGCGTTTGCCGAAGCGGCAGAGATGGCAACTTTTGGTGCAAAAGTACTGCATCCGGCAACATTGCTACCCGCAGTACGCAGCGATATTCCGGTGTTTGTCGGCTCCAGTAAAGACCCACGTGCAGGTGGTACGCTGGTGTGCAATAAAACTGAAAATCCGCCGCTGTTCCGTGCCCTGGCGCTTCGTCGTAATCAGACTCTGCTCACTTTGCACAGCCTGAATATGCTGCATTCTCGCGGTTTCCTCGCGGAAGTTTTCGGCATTCTCGCGCGGCATAATATTTCGGTGGATCTCATCACCACCTCCGAAGTGAGCGTGGCGTTGACACTTGATACCACCGGTTCCACCTCCACTGGCGATACATTGCTGACGCAATCCCTGCTGATGGAGCTGTCTGCACTATGCCGGGTAGAAGTGGAAGAAGGTCTGGCACTGGTCGCGTTAATTGGTAATGACCTGTCAAAAGCCTGCGGCGTTGGCAAAGAGGTATTTGGCGTACTGGAACCGTTTAACATCCGCATGATTTGCTACGGCGCATCCAGCCATAACCTGTGCTTCCTGGTGCCCGGCGAAGATGCCGAGCAGGTGGTGCAGAAGCTGCATTTTAATTTGTTTGAGTAA
- the yjbD gene encoding DUF3811 domain-containing protein, with translation MALPRITQKEMTEREQRELKTLLDRARIAHGRVLTNSETNSIKKEYIDKLMVEREAEAKKARQLKKKQAYKPDPEASFSWSANTSTRGRR, from the coding sequence ATGGCACTCCCCCGTATTACCCAAAAAGAGATGACTGAACGCGAGCAGCGCGAACTAAAAACATTGCTGGATCGCGCGCGTATTGCGCATGGTCGCGTGCTGACCAACTCGGAAACTAACAGCATTAAGAAAGAGTACATCGATAAATTAATGGTTGAGCGTGAGGCTGAAGCAAAAAAAGCCCGCCAGTTGAAGAAAAAGCAGGCTTATAAACCCGATCCCGAAGCATCGTTTAGCTGGTCGGCAAATACGTCGACGCGTGGTAGGCGCTGA